In a genomic window of Helianthus annuus cultivar XRQ/B chromosome 10, HanXRQr2.0-SUNRISE, whole genome shotgun sequence:
- the LOC110884896 gene encoding cytochrome P450 93A3, producing the protein MPDFQASYFTIFVICLICSILITKLYKSSHVKSDVLPTPFRLPIIGHLHLLGSIPHQAFHKLSKRHGPVFRIFLGSTPCVIVSTPETAKEIFKTQDVAFLDRPQYTVVNYLSYGYKGFLFARYGSYWKFLKKIVMSELLNGKTLDFLFPVRRDEINQFIKLISQKAKDGKSVNLERELMRLTSNVISRMFMSKRCSEEEDESGDLTKIISKSAELIGTFNLSDHIWFFKNLDLQGLGKSSKDIHRRFDALMERVMREHEEARKQKTGETKDLLNILLDISEDKSMEINLTPENIKAFIQDILAAGTDTSAITTEWALAELINHPKIMKKAVEEIDQVVGKSRLVHESDIPNLPYLQAIVKESLRLHPTAPMIQRLSTRDCTVGGYHIPANTTTLVNVWSLGRDPAHWESPLEFRPERFVGKQLDVRGQHFNLLPFGSGRRMCPGTSLGLLTVHTTLAAMIQCFEWKAGENGNLASVDMEEGIGVTLPRANPLVCVPVARLDPISLTL; encoded by the exons ATGCCTGACTTCCAGGCAAGCTACTTCACCATCTTTGTTATATGCCTGATCTGCTCCATTTTGATCACTAAACTATACAAATCTTCTCATGTTAAATCTGATGTTCTACCAACCCCCTTTCGCCTTCCCATTATTGGACACCTACACCTCCTTGGTTCAATCCCCCATCAAGCTTTTCACAAGCTCTCTAAACGACACGGGCCAGTGTTTCGAATCTTTCTGGGCTCCACACCCTGTGTTATTGTTTCTACACCAGAAACAGCAAAGGAAATTTTTAAAACACAAGATGTTGCCTTTTTAGATCGACCCCAATACACCGTCGTCAATTACTTGTCCTATGGATACAAAGGCTTTCTCTTTGCTCGTTATGGATCTTACTGGAAGTTCTTGAAGAAGATTGTTATGTCAGAACTTCTCAATGGTAAAACATTGGATTTCCTTTTTCCAGTTAGGCGTGACGAAATTAATCAATTTATAAAACTTATATCCCAAAAGGCGAAAGATGGGAAATCTGTGAATCTTGAAAGAGAGCTCATGAGGTTGACGAGCAATGTGATATCCAGAATGTTTATGAGTAAGAGGTGTTCAGAAGAAGAGGATGAGTCAGGGGATTTAACCAAGATAATAAGCAAGTCAGCCGAGCTTATCGGAACATTTAACCTTTCTGATCACATATGGTTTTTTAAGAATCTAGACTTGCAGGGACTTGGAAAAAGTTCTAAGGATATTCATAGAAGATTTGATGCGTTGATGGAAAGGGTCATGAGGGAACATGAAGAAGCAAGAAAGCAGAAGACAGGAGAAACAAAGGATTTGCTCAACATTTTACTTGATATATCCGAAGATAAGAGCATGGAGATAAATTTAACTCCGGAGAACATTAAAGCCTTCATTCAA GATATATTAGCTGCCGGAACAGACACTTCCGCTATAACCACGGAATGGGCTTTAGCAGAACTCATCAACCATCCAAAAATAATGAAAAAAGCAGTAGAAGAAATTGACCAAGTCGTCGGGAAAAGTAGGCTTGTACACGAATCGGACATACCAAACCTTCCATACCTCCAAGCAATTGTTAAAGAATCACTACGATTGCACCCTACAGCCCCAATGATTCAAAGATTATCAACAAGAGATTGCACCGTGGGTGGTTATCATATTCCAGCAAACACTACAACTTTGGTCAATGTCTGGAGCCTGGGCCGAGACCCTGCACACTGGGAAAGCCCACTTGAATTCAGGCCAGAAAGATTTGTAGGGAAGCAGTTAGATGTGAGAGGACAACACTTCAATTTATTACCATTTGGGAGTGGAAGAAGGATGTGTCCTGGGACTTCATTAGGGTTGTTGACGGTACATACAACCCTTGCTGCAATGATTCAGTGCTTTGAGTGGAAGGCAGGAGAAAATGGGAATCTAGCAAGCGTTGATATGGAAGAGGGTATTGGAGTTACCCTTCCTAGAGCTAATCCTTTGGTTTGTGTTCCCGTTGCACGACTTGATCCCATCTCGTTGACATTGTAA